The region TCTGCTGGTGGTGGGGGCCCGGCGGCGGCAGGGGCATTTCGGCATGCAGCTCGGGCTTGTCAACCACGCCGTACTGCATCACGCCAAGTGCCCGGTGGCCGTGGTGCCGGTTTCCTAGGCTCCCGTCCCTCAGCGGCTCCTGACCCTGGCCGAGTTCCTTCCATCCCCGCCACCACCGGCCCCCGCCCCGGCTACCCTGCTGGTGAGAGGCTCATGGGGGGCGGTGGCCAGGTGTCGGGCAGTGCGGATCAGGGACGCCATCCGGCCCTCCCCCAACTCCGGCTCGACCAGCTTCTCGATGAGCTCCAGGCGCGGCTGGACGCCGCCCGGTCCACCCAGGACCGGATGCACAACCTCCTGGAGGCCGTGCTCAGCGTGGGCCGCGAGCTGGATCTGGAGCAGGTGCTGCGCCGGATCGTGGAGTCCGCGGTGGTGCTGGCCGACGCGGAATACGGCGCGCTGGGCGTGATCGACCGGCATCGGCTCTCGCAGTTCCTGCCGGTGGGCATATCCGAGGAACGGGCGCACCGCATCGGCCCGTTGCCCAGTGGTCACGGACTGCTCGGCGAGCTGATCCGCCACCCCCAGTCGCTGCGGCTCACCGATCTGTCGGAGCATCCGGCGAGCTACGGCTTCCCCGAGCACCATCCGCCGATGCGCTCGTTCCTTGGCGTGCCGATCCGGGTCCGTGACGAGGTCTTCGGAAATCTCTATCTGACCGAGAAGCGCGGCGGCGCCCAGTTCGACGCCGATGACGAGGCGGTGCTGACCACCCTGTCGGTCGCCGCCGGGGTGGCCATCGACAACGCCCGGCTGTACCACGAGAGCCGGCGCCGCGAGCAGTGGCTGGAGGCGCTCGGCGTCATCACCCGTACGCTGCTGGCGGGCACCGCGGCGGGCGAGGCGCTGAGCCTGATCGCCCGGCTCGCCCTGCAGGTGGCCCTCGCCGACTCGGCGGCGATCCTGCTCCCGGCCACGGGCACCGACTCCCTGATGGTCGAGGTGGCCGAGGGGCATGACGCGGAGGCCATCGGCGGGCTCATGGTGCCGTCCGACGGCTCGCTGGCCGGGCTCGCCGCCCGCACCGGACGCCCCGCGGTGGCATCGGACGTACGGGTGGACTCCCGGGCACGGTCCTGGCCGCTGTCGGCTCCGGAGAGCGAGTTCGGGCCGGTGGTGGCCGTCCCGCTGGTCGCGGGCGCGCGGGCGTCCGGTGCGCTGCGGCTGTGCCGGCTCGCCGGGCGGCAGCCCTTCGACGACCATGAGGTGGAGCTGCTCTCGGGGTTCGCGGCGCAGGCGGCGCTCGCGCTGGAACTGGCCCGGCACCGCGCCGAGTCCGAGCACATGGCGCTGCTCCAGGACCGTGACCGGATCGCCCGGGACCTCCATGATCTGGCCATTCAGCGGCTCTTCGCGACCGGTCTCACCCTGCAGAGCGCGGGCCGGCTGATCGAACGCCCGGAGGCGGCCGAACGGGTGGGGCGGGCTGTGGACGACCTGGACGAGACCATCAAGATCATCCGTTCCACCATCTTCGCCCTGCGCACGGTCGGGGACGACGGCGGCGAACCCGCCACGCTGCGGCGCCGGCTGGTCAAGGCCGTCCGGTCGGCCTCCGACACCCTGGGCTTCGCACCGTCGCTGCTGATGGACGGCCCGGTGGACACCGATGTGCCGGACACGACCGGCGACCATGTGCTGGCGGTGCTCGCCGAGGCGCTCAGCAACACCGTGCGGCACGCCCATGCCCAGCGGGTGGAGGTGCGGCTGACCGTCGGCGCCGACATCACCTTGGTGGTCGCGGACAACGGGGTGGGCATCGGGGGCGCCGCCCCCAGCGGGGGGCTGGTCAACATGCGGTCAAGGGCCCAACTCCTGGGCGGCACATTGGACATCGAGGCGCCCGAGGCGGGCGGCACCCGGCTGGTCTGGTGTGTCCCTCTGAACCGCCGACGGCCCGCCGGAACGGCGAAAGGGCTGGCCCCGTGATATTGCTCTCTCTTCACCGAATCCGCGCATATCCGGCCCGCCATGCGGTACCCACGAGTGGGGAAGGGGGTATGTGATCCATGCGAATGATCTGGGGGCTGTGGCGCTGGCGGCGTAATCCGCTGCGCCGTAAGACCGACATCGTGGAGGCGTGCGCGGCGATGATCGCCGCGGCGCTCATCCTGCTCGTCGCCCCCGCCGCCGGCTGGGCATCGGGGTCCTTGGCGCACGGGGCGCTGGTGAGGGCCGCGCACGAACAGCGGGCCGAGCGCCATCCGCTCTCGGCCACCGTGCTGAAGGTGCTGCCGCATCCGCCCATCGACTCCGATCCCGAGACCGCTTCCGCGAGAGACGCGCACCGCCGCGTCCTCGCGCGCTGGACGGGGCCGGACGGCAGCAGACACCAGGGCACGCTCGGGGCCCACCCCGGCGCCGACCCCGGTGAGCGGTTCCGGATCTGGACCGACGACCACGGCCGCCCGGTGGGCCGGCCGTTGGACACCGCGACGGCCGCCACCCACGCCGTGCTGGCCGGGATCGGCGCGGCCGGGGCGACGGCGGTCCTGGTGGACGGCGCCCGGCGGCTGGTCGTATGGCGGCTCATGCGACGGCGCTATACACAGTGGGACATCGCCTGGGAGCGAGCCGGCCAGGACTGGGGCCGGGCGGACGCCGACAGCTAGCCCCTTCGAGTGGGCCGTTGGCCCCTGCGAGTGGGCAGTGCACGGGCGGGAGTTGTCATATGAACGCCAACTCCGCCCGTGCTCCACAGGCAGGTCATCTCATGGCGCCGTGCGCACGCTACGGTGGGGCATTCCATATGCGCAGCGGCAGTCGGCAGCGGCAGTCGGGCGCGCACACCGGCAACGCACGAGGTGGGGGCACAGCAGCACCATGGCACAGGGCTCGGTCGTCCAGGTGACGCACAGCGGCACGTCGCGGTGGCGGCGCCGCACCGGAGAGTACGCCTCCCTCATGGCGGCCCTGGAGGCCGCCGGGGACGGTGATGTGCTCTCCATCTCGCCCGGCACCTACCGCGAGAATCTGGTGGTGGGCCGGGCCGTCACACTGCGCGGCCCCGAGGGCTCGGCACGCGGTTCGGTGCGCATCGCGCCGGTGGACGGAGTCGCGCTGACGATACGTGCCTCCGCCGTGGTGCAGGATCTGCATGTCGAGGGTCAGGACTCGGCCGCCCCCGCGCTGCTGATCGAGGACGCCACCCCGGAGGTGTCGGACGTACGGGTCGCCACGCGCTCGGCGGTCGGCATCGAGGTGCGCGGCGGCGCCCGTCCGACCGTGCGGCGCTGCACCGTGGACAATCCCGCGGGCGTCGGGCTCAGCGTGCTGGACGGCGCGGGCGGGGTGTTCGAGGAGTGCGAGGTGGTGGCCGCCGGGCAGTCCGGAGTGGCGGTGCGCGGCGGCGCCCGTCCGCGCCTGGACCGCTGCCGGGTCCACCATGCGTCCGGGGCGGGGTTCTCGCTGACCGGCGAGGGCTCCTCGCTGGAGGCCGTCGGCTGCGAGGTGTACGAGATCAGGGGCGCCGGGGTGCAGGTCTCCGGGCGCGCGACCGGGCATCTCACCGACTGCCGGGTGCACCGTACGACGTCCGACGGGGTCAACCTGGACACGGACGCGGTGCTCACGCTCGCCGACTGCGAGATCCACGACATCCCGGAGAACGCGATCGACCTGAGGTCGCGTTCGGTGCTGACGCTGACCCGCTCCACGGTGCGCCGGTTCGGGCGCAACGGCCTGTCGGTGTGGGACCCGGGCACC is a window of Streptomyces violaceusniger Tu 4113 DNA encoding:
- a CDS encoding GAF domain-containing sensor histidine kinase; amino-acid sequence: MGGGGQVSGSADQGRHPALPQLRLDQLLDELQARLDAARSTQDRMHNLLEAVLSVGRELDLEQVLRRIVESAVVLADAEYGALGVIDRHRLSQFLPVGISEERAHRIGPLPSGHGLLGELIRHPQSLRLTDLSEHPASYGFPEHHPPMRSFLGVPIRVRDEVFGNLYLTEKRGGAQFDADDEAVLTTLSVAAGVAIDNARLYHESRRREQWLEALGVITRTLLAGTAAGEALSLIARLALQVALADSAAILLPATGTDSLMVEVAEGHDAEAIGGLMVPSDGSLAGLAARTGRPAVASDVRVDSRARSWPLSAPESEFGPVVAVPLVAGARASGALRLCRLAGRQPFDDHEVELLSGFAAQAALALELARHRAESEHMALLQDRDRIARDLHDLAIQRLFATGLTLQSAGRLIERPEAAERVGRAVDDLDETIKIIRSTIFALRTVGDDGGEPATLRRRLVKAVRSASDTLGFAPSLLMDGPVDTDVPDTTGDHVLAVLAEALSNTVRHAHAQRVEVRLTVGADITLVVADNGVGIGGAAPSGGLVNMRSRAQLLGGTLDIEAPEAGGTRLVWCVPLNRRRPAGTAKGLAP
- a CDS encoding Rv1733c family protein, which gives rise to MRMIWGLWRWRRNPLRRKTDIVEACAAMIAAALILLVAPAAGWASGSLAHGALVRAAHEQRAERHPLSATVLKVLPHPPIDSDPETASARDAHRRVLARWTGPDGSRHQGTLGAHPGADPGERFRIWTDDHGRPVGRPLDTATAATHAVLAGIGAAGATAVLVDGARRLVVWRLMRRRYTQWDIAWERAGQDWGRADADS